From Listeria swaminathanii, the proteins below share one genomic window:
- a CDS encoding aminoglycoside N(3)-acetyltransferase — protein MGEKMAIWRTKKPATKHKIVSDLRKAGIEKGDTIIFHASMSKADWICGGPVTVILALQELVGETGNIVMPAQTGQLTDPSKWENPPVPESWWKIIRAETPPFDPFVTPTRGMGVIAETFRAIPDVARSFHPYHSFCAWGKDKENILSKQPLAKSMGDESPLGKLYQLGAKIILFGVDNNNNTSLHLAEERSNVFPLTENQAAFLKNGEIIWEKYQEIDYNSEAFIALGRAYEKERNFHPTTIIGAPTKIYDMRDLVDFGTNYFQTKNH, from the coding sequence ATGGGAGAAAAAATGGCCATCTGGCGAACCAAAAAACCAGCAACAAAACATAAAATCGTGTCTGACCTGAGAAAAGCGGGTATTGAAAAAGGCGATACGATTATTTTTCATGCCTCCATGTCAAAAGCGGACTGGATTTGTGGCGGCCCGGTCACGGTTATTTTAGCCTTACAAGAACTTGTTGGTGAAACGGGCAATATTGTTATGCCAGCTCAAACGGGCCAATTAACGGATCCATCTAAATGGGAAAATCCGCCAGTTCCAGAAAGTTGGTGGAAAATCATTCGCGCAGAAACGCCACCATTTGATCCATTTGTAACCCCGACTCGCGGGATGGGTGTCATTGCCGAAACATTTCGCGCAATTCCTGATGTGGCGCGCAGTTTTCATCCTTACCATTCATTTTGTGCCTGGGGAAAGGATAAAGAAAACATCCTTTCGAAACAACCACTCGCGAAAAGCATGGGGGATGAGTCGCCGCTTGGAAAACTCTACCAACTTGGGGCGAAAATCATTTTATTTGGCGTTGATAATAATAATAATACATCGCTTCATTTGGCAGAAGAGCGTTCGAATGTTTTTCCACTCACAGAAAATCAAGCCGCGTTTTTAAAAAATGGCGAAATCATTTGGGAAAAGTATCAGGAAATTGATTATAATAGTGAAGCATTTATTGCGTTAGGCCGCGCTTATGAGAAAGAACGTAATTTTCATCCGACGACCATTATCGGAGCGCCGACGAAAATTTATGATATGCGAGATTTAGTGGATTTTGGCACTAATTATTTCCAAACAAAAAACCACTAA